The Streptomyces fungicidicus nucleotide sequence GCACCGCCGAACTCGCCCGCGCCCGCATCGTGCCCGGCCCGCGCACCCGCGACGAGGTGACCACCGTGGTGGCCACCAGCGTGGTCATCCCGCCCGCCGCGACCTGGTACCGGCTGGCGGGCGCCTGGCGCCACCGGAACGCCCCCGCCTGGCGCGAGGTGGCCCGGTGAGCCCGGTGAAGGCGGTGCTGTTCGACCGCGACGGCACGCTGGTGCACGACGTCCCCTACAACGCCGACCCCGCCCTGGTGCGGCCCGTCGACGGCGCCCGCGAGGCGCTCGACGCGCTCCGCGCGCGGGGCGTGCGCACCGGCGTCGTCACCAACCAGTCCGGCATCGGGCGCGGACTGCTCACCGACGCCGACGCCCGCCGCGTCAACCGGCGCGTCGAGGAACTCCTCGGCCCGTTCGACGTCTGGGCCATGTGCCCGCACGCCCCCGACGACGGCTGCCACTGCCGCAAACCCCGCCCGGGCATGATCCTCTGGGCCGCCGGCCGTGTCTGCGCGAGCCCCGCCGACTGCGTCGTCGTCGGCGACATCGGCGCCGACGTGGAGGCCGCCCGCCGGGCCGGCGCGCACGCCGTCCTCGTGCCCACACCGGAAACCCGCGCCCAGGAGGTGAGCGCCGCGCCCCACGTCGCCCCGGACCTGCGGACGGCCGTCCGCATGCTCCTGACCGCCCCGCCCTGGGACCGGCCCGGCGCGGCCGGCCCCGGGACCGGGCGACGGCCCGAGCGGAGGCCGATGTGAAGGCGCTCGTGACCCGGCTCGACAGCTTCGGCGACGTGCTGCTCGCCGGGCCCGCCGTGCGGGCGGTCGCCGCTCGCGCCGACACCGTCACCCTGCTGTGCGGGCCGCACGGGGCGCCCGCCGCGCGGCTGCTGCCCGGAGTGGACGAGATCCTCGTCTGGGACTCGCCGTGGACCGGCTTCCAGCCGCCCCGCGTCGACCGGGCCGACATCGACGGCCTCGTCGCCGCCGTCGACGCCGACAGCGCGCTGATCCTGACCTCCTTCCACCAGTCCCCGCTGCCCACCGCCCTGCTGCTGCGCCTCGCCGGCGTCGGCTTCATCGCCGCCGACAGCGAGGATTACCCCGGCTCCCTCCTCGACGTGCGCCACCACCGCGCCCCCCACGCCCACGAGGCCGAGGCGGCGCTGGACCTGGCCGAGGCCGCCGGCTTCCCCCGCGTCGACGACGGACGGCTGCGCGTGCTCCCGCCGCCCGCGGCCGGCCCGCTGACCGGCCCCGGGGAGTACGTCGTGGTCCACCCCGGCGCCAGCGTCCCGGCCCGCGCCTGGAGCCCCGGACGGTGCGCGCAGGCGGTACGCGAACTCACCGCCGCCGGACGCCGGGTGGTGGTCACCGGCGGGGCGGGCGAGCGGGACCTGACCGCGTACGTCGCCGGCGACGCGGCCGTCGACCTCGGCGGCCGCACCGGCGCCGCCGAACTCGCGGGGGTGCTCGCCGGGGCCGCATGCGTGGTCACCGGCAACACCGGCCCCGCCCATCTCGCCGCCGCCGTCGACACCCCCGTGGTGTCCCTGTTCGCGCCGGTCGTCCCCGCCGAACGCTGGCGGCCGTACGGGGTGCCGTACGTGCTGCTCGGCGACCAGGACGCGCCCTGCGCGGGGACCCGCGCCCGGCGCTGCCCCGTACCGGGCCACCCCTGCCTGGACACCGTGACCGCGCTCGACGTCGTCGCGGCGGTCGACAAGCTCGTGGAGGCGCCATGAGGATCCTGCTGTGGCATGTACACGGTTCGTGGACCACGGCCTTCGTCCAGGGCCCGCACACCTACGTCGTCCCCGTCACCCCGGACCGCGGACCCGACGGACTGGGCCGCGCCCGCACCTTCGACTGGCCCGACTCCGTCGTCGAGGTGCCCCCGGAGCGTCTCCGCGAGGAGGACGTCGACGCCGTCGTCCTGCAGCGGCCGCACGAACTCGCCCTCGTCGACCGCTGGCTGGGCCGCCGCCCGCCCCTGGTCTACCTCGAGCACAACGCCCCGCACGGTGACGTCCCCGACACCCGCCACCCCGCGGCGGACATCCCCGGCGTCACCCTCGTCCACGTCACCCACTTCAACCATCTGATGTGGGACGGCCGCGGCACCCCCGCCACCGTCATCGAGCACGGCATCGTCGACCCCGGCCCCCTGTGGACCGGCGAGCTGCCGCACGCCGCCGTCGTCGTCAACGAGCCGGTGCGGCGCGGCCGGACCACCGGCACCGACCTGCTCCCGGCCTTCGCCCGCGCCGCGCCGCTCGACGTCTTCGGCATGGGCACCGACGGCCTCGCCGGCCACCTCGGCCTGCCCGCCGGCCGCTGCCGCACGCACGAACTCACCCAGGCCGCGCTGCACGAGGCGCTGGCCCGCCGCCGGGTCTACGTCCACCCCGTGCGCTGGACCTCCCTCGGCCTCTCCCTGCTGGAGGCCATGCACCTCGGCATGCCCGTCGTCGCCCTCGCCACCACCGAGGTCACCGAGGCGGTACCGGCCGGCGCCGGCGTGGTGTCCAACCGCCTCGGCGTACTGACCGACGCCGTACGGGACTTCGTGGCCGACCCGGCGCACGCCCGCCGCACCGGCGAGCGCGCCCGCACGGCGGCGCTCGCCCGCTACGGGCTGCCCCGCTTCCTGGACGACTGGGAACGGCTGCTGAAGGAGGTGACCCGGTGAGCGCCGGCGCCCGCCCGCGGGTCCTGGTGCTGCGCGCCCTCGGGCTCGGTGATCTGCTCGCCGGGGTGCCCGCGCTGCGGGCGCTGCGGCGGGAGTTCCCCGGACACGAGGTCGTACTGGCGGCGCCCGCCGGGCTCGCCCCGGTCGCCGCCGCCACGGGAGCGGTCGACCGGGTGCTGCCGGCCTCCGCCCCCGGGCGGGCGGTACCCCGCACCCTCGACTGGACCGGCCCGCCCCCGGACGTCGCCGTGGACCTGCACGGCAACGGCCCGCCCAGCCACCGCCTGCTGCAGCGCCTGCGCCCCCCGCGGCTGCTCGCGTTCGCCCACCCGTCGACCCCGGAGATCGAGGGCCCGCCCTGGTACGCGGACGAGCACGAACGGGACCGCTGGTGCCGTCTGCTCCGCTCGTACGGCATCGACGCCGACCCCACCGACCTGCTGCTGGCCCGCCCGCGATCCGTGTCCCCCGCGCCCGGTGCCGTCGTCCTGCACCCCGGCGCGGGAGCCCCCGCACGCCGCTGGCCCGTGGAGCGGTACGCGGCCGTCGCCGGCGCCCTGCGCGGGCACGGGCAGCGGGTCGTGGTCACCGGGGGAGCGGGCGAGGAGGACCTGGTGGCGCGGCTCGCCAAGGAGGCCCGGCTGCCCGACACCGACGTCCTCGCCGGCGGCCTGCCCTTCGGCCGGCTCTCCGCGCTCGTCGCCGGCGCCCGCGCCGTCGTCAGCGGCGACACCGGCATCGCCCACCTGGCGGTCGCCCACGCCACCCCCACCGTCACCCTCTTCGGCCCGGTCCCGCCCGCCCGCTGGGGCCCGCCCGCGCAACCCCGCCACATCCCGCTGTGGCACGGCCCGGAGGGCGACCCGCACGGCCGGAGCCCCGACCCCGCACTCCTGCGCGTCACCCCCGACGAGGTCCTGCACGCCCTCGACCGGCTGCCCACCCGACCGGACCCCGCGCCATGACCACCCCCGACCGCCACCACCCCACCCGGCCGCACGCCCACGCCCAGGAGTCCCGCCCCCGCACTCCGGGGCGTCACCCCGGCCGAGGTCCTGCAGGCCTTCGGCGGTCTGCCGGTACGGGTGGAGCGCGCACCATGACCGTCCCCGGTCGCCGCCACCCCGCTCGGCCGCACGACTGCGGTCAGGAGTCTCCGGGGCGTCACCCCGGCCGAGGTCCTGCACGCCTTCGGCGGGCTGCCGGCATGGGCGGAGCGCGTGCCACGGCCGCTGCCGGCCGCGCCGGGTGGCCGCATGTCTGCGGGCAGGTGTGCCGGGTGAGGAGGTGCGCGTCATGACCGGTGCGCGGCGCGTCGGCGTCGTCATCGCCACCCGCGACCGCCGCGACCGGCTCGCGGTCACCCTCAGCCGGTTGCGCGAGCTGCCCGAACGGCCCGAGATCCTCGTCGTCGACAACGCCTCCACCGACGGCACCCGGGAGATGGTCGCCCGGGACTTCCCCGGCGTGCGCGTGCTGGCGCTGCCCGTCAACCACGGCGCCCTCGCCCGCAACCACGGGGCCCGCGCCCTGCGCACCCCTTACGTGGCGTTCAGCGACGACGACTCCTGGTGGGCGGCCGGCGCCCTCGCCCGGGCGGCGGAGCTGTTCGACGCCCACCCCCGGCTCGGCCTGATCGCCGGCCGCACCCTCGTCGGCCCCGCCGCCCACTCCGACCCGCTCAACGCCGTGCTCGCCGGCTCCCCGCTCGGTCCCGCCCCCGACCTCCCCGGCACCCAGGTGCTCGGCTTCCTCGCCTGCGGCGCCGTCGTCCGCCGCCGGGCGCACCTCGACGCCGGCGGCTTCCACCGGCTGCTGTTCTTCGGCGGGGAGGAGACCCTGCTCGCCTACGACCTGGCCGCCCGCGGCTGGGGCGTCACCCACTGCCCCGAGGTCGTCGCCCACCACCACCCGGCGCCCTCGCCCCGCCACGGCCGACCGGCGCTCCAGCGCCGCAACGAACTCCTCACCGCGTGGCTGCGCCGCCCCGTCCCGTACGCCCTCTCCCGCACCGCGGCCCTCGCGGCCGAGGCGCGCGCCGACCAGCAGGCCCGGCGCGCCCTGCGGGAGGCCCTCGCCCGGCTGCCGTCGGCCCTGCGCGAGCGCAGGCCGCTGCCCCCGCACGTGGAACGGGCCGCCCGCCTCCTGCAGCCGGAAGGGGCGACCGTATGAGCGACCCCCGCACGACCGTCGTGGTCATCACCCACAACAGGCGCCGGGAACTGCTCCGCACCCTGCGCCACCTCGCCGAGCTGCCCGAGGCGCCGCCGGTGATCGTCACCGACAACGGCTCCACCGACGGCACCGCCGACGCCGTCGCCCGCGACCACCCCGGCGTCCGTCTGGTGCGCCCCGGCCGCAACCTGGGCGCCGTCGGCCGCAATCTCGCGGTACGGGACGTCCGCACGCCCTACGTCGCGTTCTGCGACGACGACTCCTGGTGGTCGCCCGGGTCCCTGGCCGGCGCCGCCGACCTGCTCGACCGGCACCCCGCGCTCGGCACGGTCACGGCGCGGATCATCGTCGAACCGGACGGCACCGACGACCCGATCGTCCGCGAACTGCGGGACTCGCCGGTACCCGGACCGCCCTGGCTGCCCGGACCGGCCCTCGGCTCCTTCCTGGCCGCCGCGACCGTGCTGCGCACCGGCGCCTTCC carries:
- a CDS encoding D-glycero-alpha-D-manno-heptose-1,7-bisphosphate 7-phosphatase, coding for MSPVKAVLFDRDGTLVHDVPYNADPALVRPVDGAREALDALRARGVRTGVVTNQSGIGRGLLTDADARRVNRRVEELLGPFDVWAMCPHAPDDGCHCRKPRPGMILWAAGRVCASPADCVVVGDIGADVEAARRAGAHAVLVPTPETRAQEVSAAPHVAPDLRTAVRMLLTAPPWDRPGAAGPGTGRRPERRPM
- a CDS encoding glycosyltransferase family 9 protein; protein product: MKALVTRLDSFGDVLLAGPAVRAVAARADTVTLLCGPHGAPAARLLPGVDEILVWDSPWTGFQPPRVDRADIDGLVAAVDADSALILTSFHQSPLPTALLLRLAGVGFIAADSEDYPGSLLDVRHHRAPHAHEAEAALDLAEAAGFPRVDDGRLRVLPPPAAGPLTGPGEYVVVHPGASVPARAWSPGRCAQAVRELTAAGRRVVVTGGAGERDLTAYVAGDAAVDLGGRTGAAELAGVLAGAACVVTGNTGPAHLAAAVDTPVVSLFAPVVPAERWRPYGVPYVLLGDQDAPCAGTRARRCPVPGHPCLDTVTALDVVAAVDKLVEAP
- a CDS encoding glycosyltransferase is translated as MRILLWHVHGSWTTAFVQGPHTYVVPVTPDRGPDGLGRARTFDWPDSVVEVPPERLREEDVDAVVLQRPHELALVDRWLGRRPPLVYLEHNAPHGDVPDTRHPAADIPGVTLVHVTHFNHLMWDGRGTPATVIEHGIVDPGPLWTGELPHAAVVVNEPVRRGRTTGTDLLPAFARAAPLDVFGMGTDGLAGHLGLPAGRCRTHELTQAALHEALARRRVYVHPVRWTSLGLSLLEAMHLGMPVVALATTEVTEAVPAGAGVVSNRLGVLTDAVRDFVADPAHARRTGERARTAALARYGLPRFLDDWERLLKEVTR
- a CDS encoding glycosyltransferase family 9 protein, whose translation is MSAGARPRVLVLRALGLGDLLAGVPALRALRREFPGHEVVLAAPAGLAPVAAATGAVDRVLPASAPGRAVPRTLDWTGPPPDVAVDLHGNGPPSHRLLQRLRPPRLLAFAHPSTPEIEGPPWYADEHERDRWCRLLRSYGIDADPTDLLLARPRSVSPAPGAVVLHPGAGAPARRWPVERYAAVAGALRGHGQRVVVTGGAGEEDLVARLAKEARLPDTDVLAGGLPFGRLSALVAGARAVVSGDTGIAHLAVAHATPTVTLFGPVPPARWGPPAQPRHIPLWHGPEGDPHGRSPDPALLRVTPDEVLHALDRLPTRPDPAP
- a CDS encoding glycosyltransferase family 2 protein, with the translated sequence MTGARRVGVVIATRDRRDRLAVTLSRLRELPERPEILVVDNASTDGTREMVARDFPGVRVLALPVNHGALARNHGARALRTPYVAFSDDDSWWAAGALARAAELFDAHPRLGLIAGRTLVGPAAHSDPLNAVLAGSPLGPAPDLPGTQVLGFLACGAVVRRRAHLDAGGFHRLLFFGGEETLLAYDLAARGWGVTHCPEVVAHHHPAPSPRHGRPALQRRNELLTAWLRRPVPYALSRTAALAAEARADQQARRALREALARLPSALRERRPLPPHVERAARLLQPEGATV
- a CDS encoding glycosyltransferase family 2 protein, with protein sequence MSDPRTTVVVITHNRRRELLRTLRHLAELPEAPPVIVTDNGSTDGTADAVARDHPGVRLVRPGRNLGAVGRNLAVRDVRTPYVAFCDDDSWWSPGSLAGAADLLDRHPALGTVTARIIVEPDGTDDPIVRELRDSPVPGPPWLPGPALGSFLAAATVLRTGAFRTAGGFHPRLWLGGEEELLAADLVADGWWLTYADHLTIHHQASEARDATLRRRHGIRNTLWFTWLRRPARPALRRTLNLARTVPRDTASLRAFAEAAAALPWVLRERRVLPREVESRLRLLEPAQRTSTARRYTG